CGGTCTGAACCTGGCGGCGGTCCGCGCGGCGGGCGGCCTGGTCGGCCTGACCACCGGGATCAAACTGCTGTTCACGCCGCTGCTGGTTTGGGCGGTCGGTGGCATACTGGGGCTGGAAGGCCTGACCCTGACCGTCTGCGTGCTCTGGGGGGCCATGCCCGGCGCCCCCAACGCCTATATCCTGGCCCGCGCCCTGGGCGGCGACGAACGGATGATCGCCGGCATTATCACCGCCACCACCATTGCGGCCCTGGTGACGCTGCCGCTGATCCTCTTGATTTTGAATTGAGCTATTGGAGACATCGCGCTATCGTCCGCCCGTTGAGCCCCTATAGCTCAGCTGGTAGAGCAACTGATTTGTCGACAAGGCAACTTCCGTCGGAAACGGCGGTCGAAAATCGGATGAATTCAGGGAAACCTGTGAAATGGCAACCCTGAGCGAAGCCCCGGACGATCTTTCGGGGAACGTGCAGAGACTAGGCGGTCCGGGAAGCGTCCCGGGTAAAACGCCATCAGCGTCCGACACCTGACCGGCCCGGCCGAAGGTGATGAGATAGTCCGGCCCCGGGCGAAAGTCCGGGACAACCGAATCAGTAGGTCCGCGGTTCAAGTCCGTGTGGGGGCACCAGTTTCAAGGCCCGGAGACGTCTGTTTCCGGGCCTTTTGAGTGCCTGTTTGGTCCGGGGAGCCTTACCCCAGATTCCCAAACCAAAACGCCAGTCCATTCTTCAGGAATTCATCGAATCGGATGTAGTGCGAGCCGTCGCAGGAGAAGTTCAGCCCCACCATGCCATTGCAAACGTTGAGTGATCCGGCGCGCAGGTAGATGTTCTCGTCGGCGAAGCGCAGTTCGCGAAACATCTCGAACACCGCCGAAATATCTTGCTCGGGAACCTTGGCCTTCTCCGTATAAGGGCGGTGGGGATAGGCCAGGCAGGTATCAGGGTCGATAAGGTCCTCGAAATCCAGTAGCCGGTAGCTGAAGGGATTATCCACCTGCCAGATCGTGGCGCGGCTCGAGGAGAAATGCAGCTTGCCGTGGAACACTCCGTGGTGGGTGATCAGTTCCGACATCATCGGCAGGATATCATCAATATGGTTGTCCACCAGGCTTTCCACCCGGTATTGGGCGAACAGATTGCCGCGGATGGCCGGGTCACCCTTGACCTGTTTCCAAGCTGATGATTCCTTATAAAGGCCCCGGGTGGCGGGCAATTCGCGTAGATCGTAGTCAGCTCCCAAGAAACCCACATGGCGGCTTTCCCGGTCGCGAATCACACGCATGGCGGTCAGCGATGGCCGCTTGGCGTTGCGGCTGATATAGGCTTCCGACAGGCGGAAGTTGCTGGTACCCAGGATACCTTGCATATAGGGCCGCCTGGATCGATCGCGCCCGAAATGCACCGGATCAGGACCATTGCGGGTGATGTTATCGGTGATCTGCATCCCTGCCTGATCGAGCACATAAAGGTGCTTGCAGCCTGACAGATCGTCCAGTGCCCGACGGAGAATCGCTTCAAGAGCCGCCCGGTCATCCATGGCATCGACGCATTCCCGTG
The sequence above is drawn from the Magnetospira sp. QH-2 genome and encodes:
- a CDS encoding PDC sensor domain-containing protein; translated protein: MNPTADQAAPDLRTAIRKQREMLTSMISRAMRKLSRECVDAMDDRAALEAILRRALDDLSGCKHLYVLDQAGMQITDNITRNGPDPVHFGRDRSRRPYMQGILGTSNFRLSEAYISRNAKRPSLTAMRVIRDRESRHVGFLGADYDLRELPATRGLYKESSAWKQVKGDPAIRGNLFAQYRVESLVDNHIDDILPMMSELITHHGVFHGKLHFSSSRATIWQVDNPFSYRLLDFEDLIDPDTCLAYPHRPYTEKAKVPEQDISAVFEMFRELRFADENIYLRAGSLNVCNGMVGLNFSCDGSHYIRFDEFLKNGLAFWFGNLG